The Pan paniscus chromosome 1, NHGRI_mPanPan1-v2.0_pri, whole genome shotgun sequence genome has a segment encoding these proteins:
- the LOC117978557 gene encoding PRAME family member 1-like yields MKGGTAHQTCAFHSRNSVLTSLVITNDPVSDSLFVKGCFELQERCLQNPLENLELTCGYLLEEDMKCLSQYPSLGYLKHLNLSYVLLFRISLEPLGALLEKIAATLKTLILEGCQIHYCQLSAILPGLSRCSQLTTFYFGRNCMSTDALKDLLRHTSGLSKLSLETYPAPEESLNSLVRVDWEIFTPHRAELMCTLREVRQPKRIFTGPTPCPSCGSSPSEELELHLCC; encoded by the exons ATGAAAGGAGGGACAGCGCATCAAACCTGTGCATTTCACAGTAGAAACTCTGTCCTCACCAGCTTAGTGATCACAAATGATCCTGTCTCTGATTCCCTGTTTGTAAAAGGTTGTTTTGAACTCCAGGAAAG GTGCCTCCAGAACCCCTTGGAGAACTTGGAGTTAACTTGTGGCTACCTATTGGAAGAGGACATGAAGTGTCTCTCCCAGTACCCAAGCCTCGGTTACCTAAAGCATCTGAATCTCAGCTACGTGCTGCTGTTCCGCATCAGTCTTGAACCCCTCGGAGCTCTGCTAGAGAAAATTGCTGCCACTCTCAAGACCCTCATCTTGGAGGGCTGTCAGATCCACTACTGCCAACTCAGCGCCATCCTGCCTGGCCTGAGCCGCTGCTCCCAGCTCACCACCTTCTACTTTGGCAGAAATTGCATGTCTACGGATGCCCTGAAGGACCTGCTGCGCCACACCAGTGGGCTGAGCAAGTTAAGCCTGGAGACGTATCCTGCCCCTGAGGAGAGTTTGAATTCCTTGGTTCGTGTCGATTGGGAGATCTTCACCCCACATCGGGCTGAGCTGATGTGTACACTGAGGGAAGTCAGGCAGCCCAAGAGGATCTTCACTGGTCCCACTCCCTGCCCTTCCTGTGGCTCATCACCGTCTGAGGAACTGGAGCTCCATCTTTGCTGCTAG